TCGGGACGGGCCAGTTCCGGCAGAAGATCTTTGACGTACAAAAGCCCTGCGAAGTTGTCGCGTGAGCCATCCCAAATGGGGATACGAGTTCGACCGGTCTTGGAAATGAATTCGACCGTTTCCCACCACGATGTTGTGGCCGCCAAAGCATCGATATCGGAGCGGGGCGTCATAATGCTCACGGTTTCGGTGTCGTCCAGCTCCATTACCCCTTCGATCATTTCCCGAGCATCTTCTTCGATGTGACCTTCTCGAATGGCTTCCGTGACGATGGTGCGGATTTCTTCTTCGAACTCTTCCTCTTCGTCGGTTGGTTCGTCTAAGATCCCTGCGGCTCGCTTCATGACCCCACCGATAAAATGAACACCAAAGGTCACCGGGTAGAAGATCGTCGCGACCGACGACCACAATGGCCAGGTGTAATAGATGTAGGCAGGCCCAAAATGTTCGGCGATAGCCCAGGGAAGCCAAACCATGGCTACCATCAAGACAAGCGTTACCCCGACCACATCCCCTAGGAACGTGTAGGAATCGAGAATGGTCTCGGTACGCGAACCCAGCAGCCAGGCCTGACTCGAAATCAGGAAGATCGCCAAGCTAAGCACCTGCAATGCCTGGGCCGAGAGAGCTGCCAGTTCGTGGTGCTCGTGAATGATACTAAATAGCTGCGGGCGATCCTTCTTCTCGCAATATTCCTCCAGATCGTGCCATAGCATGTCGGGCAAGATCGTGGCCGCGATCGAAGTTAAGATGAGGACCAGCAAACTGGATGTGGAGAGCCAGATAAATAGCGTCGGTCCCATCGCTTACAAAGCTCCTTGATTAGGGATACCGGACGCAGCGGCTTGCCCATCGTACTCGATGCCTAGTTGCCGCAAGTAATGCTGTTCTAAGCGTCGCATTTCGGCCCGATCATGATCTTCGTGATCGTCGTATCCTGCTAGATGTAAGCAGCCGTGGACAACGTACAGGGTCATTTCCTTTTCAATGGTCCAAGCATGTTGCTTTGCTTCCTCAGCCGCATACTGAGCACTGAGCATGATCTCGCCGGAAAGGAAGTCTTCGGCTTGATCCATGGGAAAGGTGATCACATCGGTGGGGTAGTCGTGCTGCAGAAAGCGGACATTGAACTCGTGGATTTCCGCATTATCGACCACGGCGATCCCGACTTCGCCGCGTGGGAAACCTTCGCCGGAGAAAACGGCTTGGACGGCTTGGTGAAAGAGTTGGTCCGGTATT
The Bremerella cremea DNA segment above includes these coding regions:
- a CDS encoding hemolysin family protein, whose amino-acid sequence is MGPTLFIWLSTSSLLVLILTSIAATILPDMLWHDLEEYCEKKDRPQLFSIIHEHHELAALSAQALQVLSLAIFLISSQAWLLGSRTETILDSYTFLGDVVGVTLVLMVAMVWLPWAIAEHFGPAYIYYTWPLWSSVATIFYPVTFGVHFIGGVMKRAAGILDEPTDEEEEFEEEIRTIVTEAIREGHIEEDAREMIEGVMELDDTETVSIMTPRSDIDALAATTSWWETVEFISKTGRTRIPIWDGSRDNFAGLLYVKDLLPELARPETTRKSLLELSRPVIHVPQSMTVSELLKYFLRKHTHLALVVDEYHAVTGLVTIEDVLEEIVGEIVDEHDLDETDNGIIQVSDEEADVTGKAHVEDINEVLSMELPEEDDYDTIGGLVIHMMRRIPKPGETLQVGDISIQVVAADRRRIHQLRLTRSKQNKAQTA
- the ybeY gene encoding rRNA maturation RNase YbeY encodes the protein MSSSYEIDITNRQSEFPIPDQLFHQAVQAVFSGEGFPRGEVGIAVVDNAEIHEFNVRFLQHDYPTDVITFPMDQAEDFLSGEIMLSAQYAAEEAKQHAWTIEKEMTLYVVHGCLHLAGYDDHEDHDRAEMRRLEQHYLRQLGIEYDGQAAASGIPNQGAL